From Drosophila suzukii chromosome 2R, CBGP_Dsuzu_IsoJpt1.0, whole genome shotgun sequence, a single genomic window includes:
- the Obp57c gene encoding general odorant-binding protein 57c yields MFKLGLLIILAAIVVCAQSIPFLEESNTVAECLASNNITQAEFQELIERSSEEDDLENTERRYKCFVHCLAKKGNLLDSNGYLDVEKIDQIEPLTEDLREVLYDCKKMHDDEQYLCEYAFKMVTCLTDNLEQSDEVTEAEKNTNKLNE; encoded by the exons ATGTTCAAGCTAGGGTTGTTAATCATCTTGGCTGCCATCGTGGTCTGCGCCCAG AGTATTCCCTTTCTCGAGGAGAGCAACACGGTGGCAGAATGTCTGGCCTCCAATAATATCACCCAGGCCGAGTTCCAGGAACTCATAGAGCGCAGCTCTGAAGAGGATGATCTCGAGAACACGGAGAGAAGATACAAGTGCTTTGTCCACTGCCTGGCTAAAAAGGGAAACCTTCTGGACTCAAATGGCTACTTGGATGTGGAAAAGATTGACCAAATCGAACCTCTGACCGAAGATCTCCGTGAAGTTCTCTACGACTGCAAGAAAATGCACGATGATGAGCAATATTTGTGTGAATATGCTTTTAAGATGGTGACTTGTTTGACGGATAACTTGGAGCAAAGCGACGAGGTCACCGAAGCGGAGAAAAatacaaacaaattaaatgaataa
- the LOC108010298 gene encoding general odorant-binding protein 57b, with product MFIYRLVYIAPLILVLIGIVKARHPFDIFHWNSKDFEECLHVNNITISEYEKYARFETLDYLLNENVDLRYKCNIKCQLERDSTKWLNDEGKMDLELMKTTNKAGEFITKCMDQASEEPCAYSFKLVICAFKAGHPRSVNRY from the exons ATGTTCATCTACAGACTTGTCTATATTGCGCCTCTGATATTGGTTTTGATCGGAATAGTTAAG GCTCGGCATCCCTTTGACATTTTCCATTGGAATTCTAAAGATTTTGAGGAGTGTCTACATGTTAATAATATTACCATATCGGAATACGAAAAATACGCGCGGTTCGAGACTTTGGATTATTTACTAAACGAGAATGTGGACCTTAGGTACAAGTGTAATATCAAATGCCAACTTGAAAGGGATTCCACGAAATGGTTAAACGATGAAGGTAAAATGGATCTGGAATTGATGAAAACCACCAACAAGGCAGGGGAATTTATTACCAAGTGCATGGATCAGGCATCCGAAGAACCTTGTGCGTACAGCTTCAAACTGGTGATTTGTGCTTTTAAGGCCGGTCATCCCCGATCCGTTAATCGTTATTAA